The Flavobacterium faecale genome has a segment encoding these proteins:
- a CDS encoding 5-(carboxyamino)imidazole ribonucleotide synthase, with the protein MNYFSSDFKLGILGGGQLGKMLLFDTRKFDIQTYVLDPSEDAPSKVACNQFFQGDLMDFETVYNFGKIVDVLTFEIELVNLEALEKLEAEGLPVYPSPKTLRLIQNKGIQKDFYAQKNIPSAPYTRFPDLKALQHAVEMEEILIPFVWKCTEFGYDGNGVKVIRATTDFEGMPDVECIAEEMIPFKNELAVIVCRNPSGEIKTYPVVEMEFHPEANQVEYVICPARIDDAVAEKARAIALNVSEQFNHVGLLAVEMFQTEDDEILINEVAPRPHNSGHYSIEASYTSQFENHLRAVLDLPLGNTESKVAGIMVNLVGEEGYSGNVVYENIETVLGWNGVTPHIYGKKQTRPFRKMGHVTIVNADIKEARRIAEDVKNTLRVISE; encoded by the coding sequence ATGAATTATTTTTCTTCTGATTTTAAATTGGGAATTCTAGGCGGCGGACAACTTGGTAAAATGTTGTTATTTGATACGCGAAAATTTGACATTCAAACGTATGTCCTTGATCCGAGTGAAGATGCACCTAGCAAGGTGGCTTGCAATCAATTTTTTCAAGGTGATTTGATGGACTTTGAAACGGTTTACAATTTTGGAAAAATAGTTGATGTTTTGACTTTTGAAATAGAATTGGTAAATCTTGAGGCACTTGAAAAACTTGAAGCGGAAGGATTGCCTGTTTATCCTTCGCCAAAAACCTTGCGTTTGATTCAGAACAAAGGGATTCAGAAAGATTTCTATGCTCAGAAAAATATTCCATCGGCACCTTATACTCGTTTTCCAGATTTAAAAGCGTTGCAACATGCGGTTGAAATGGAAGAAATATTGATTCCGTTTGTGTGGAAATGCACCGAATTTGGGTATGACGGAAATGGTGTGAAAGTAATTCGCGCCACGACCGATTTTGAAGGTATGCCAGATGTAGAATGTATTGCAGAGGAAATGATTCCGTTCAAGAATGAATTGGCGGTGATTGTTTGCCGCAATCCATCGGGTGAAATAAAAACCTATCCTGTGGTCGAAATGGAATTTCACCCAGAAGCCAACCAAGTGGAATATGTGATTTGTCCTGCGCGCATTGACGATGCTGTTGCCGAAAAAGCGAGAGCGATTGCCTTGAATGTTTCGGAACAATTTAACCACGTTGGTTTATTGGCTGTAGAAATGTTTCAAACGGAAGACGACGAAATCCTTATCAACGAAGTGGCTCCCCGCCCACACAACTCTGGACATTACTCAATTGAAGCGAGTTACACCTCACAATTTGAAAATCATTTGCGTGCCGTACTTGACTTGCCTCTCGGAAATACCGAAAGTAAAGTGGCCGGAATCATGGTAAACTTAGTTGGTGAAGAAGGATATTCTGGAAATGTGGTTTACGAAAATATCGAAACCGTTTTAGGTTGGAATGGTGTGACACCACATATCTACGGTAAAAAACAAACTCGTCCTTTTAGAAAAATGGGGCACGTAACGATCGTGAACGCTGACATTAAAGAAGCGAGACGAATTGCTGAGGATGTGAAGAATACGTTGAGAGTTATTAGTGAGTAG
- the purE gene encoding 5-(carboxyamino)imidazole ribonucleotide mutase: MKVAVIMGSISDMPVMQDAIDILKSFNIEVEVDIVSAHRTPEKLFDFSQNAHTRGISVIVAGAGGAAHLPGMVASMSPLPVIGVPVKSSNSIDGWDSVLSILQMPGGVPVATVALNGAKNAGILAAQIIGSSNKEILDRIITYKLELKEAVITASKNLKK, from the coding sequence ATGAAAGTAGCCGTAATCATGGGAAGCATCTCTGACATGCCTGTAATGCAAGATGCCATCGATATATTAAAATCATTTAACATTGAAGTAGAAGTTGATATAGTGTCTGCTCATAGAACACCTGAAAAGTTATTTGATTTTAGCCAAAACGCTCATACACGTGGGATATCCGTTATTGTAGCGGGTGCGGGTGGTGCAGCGCATTTGCCTGGAATGGTGGCTTCAATGTCTCCCCTTCCTGTAATTGGTGTTCCAGTAAAATCTAGTAATTCTATTGACGGATGGGATTCTGTTTTGTCAATTTTACAAATGCCTGGTGGTGTTCCTGTTGCAACTGTCGCTTTGAACGGTGCCAAAAATGCTGGAATATTAGCCGCTCAAATTATTGGGAGTAGCAACAAAGAAATTCTTGACCGCATCATTACATATAAACTAGAATTGAAGGAAGCAGTGATTACCGCTTCTAAAAATTTGAAAAAATAA
- a CDS encoding DEAD/DEAH box helicase, giving the protein MDVSAIKKYIKHNSNPNSTSNSRQVELYNLDQDDRIFNFECLGSYGDYYQINIDIQEPISSSCTCLYKTNYPGICKHIVAALNSIIIEHLKEKTQPVTEATIQTLFENLEYENKTEKLKPNQVKLTNGIISPSIINKWTVASHYRGYQFNNPQIKSASLTEVIVKSSGWDPHEQHFQYTSETEILQYDCNCVQTTKTCEHIGTALNEIVAVFGDNLFSKTYFEEKTVEAITAQGFTTNDDYNSVFSFSITPKGFVAKPKFKNITTDSRDFSKLFEDDEDYTTLNLPLPENQESNFGLGICFEFEGKKFETTCLFQAKYNKTKTDFASTIAPITSYNFVDALTIYDSNEEHSLIAKSIQINEALAKYKSTRDITFLKKAFASNQDFIKIARNKLCYSYNIRNTLIRKNLKPIVFENKIVTLFFILTETTYFYTLKAKISINDKNYNLNATAIQITPLYIFADEVVIPLKDSRLSIYLNYYKDLAEINYLKKDTPDFFEKIIKPLSKKFKVESKLFKKAKEQINENGLEKQVYLTDHLGEYITFTLAIKYPDQLVELQSSEMLYDPKTDKYQDRNQSFEDNFLEEFKQLHPEFSQQEELFYLSPDQLFENYWMLHSIERMKQMGINVFGANDLKSFKFNLNKAVIRVNLKSDIDWFDIEIDISFGNQKVNIKDLQKAFLKKSNYVTLGDGTLGILPEEWMKKFANYFKTGEVKKNGIQISNYQFGIIDELYEEIETKPAFLEELYNKKMRLQNISEIETIAIPKGIKATLREYQHHGLNWLAFLDKNQLGGCLADDMGLGKTLQTITFLQHLKLKNPKGQPSLIIAPTSLIFNWNNEIEKFCPTLKILTFTGANRSENKDKFNKYDLIISTYGSLLNDIEFLKDFKFNYIILDESQAIKNPNSKRYKAVRLLNSYNKIALTGTPIENNTFDLYAQLNFLNPGLLGNMSHFKTNFSDAIDKEKDVDASQILGKIIAPFMLRRTKEQVATELPEKTESIIFCEMEKEQRKVYDTFKNKYRDYLLNKIDENGVEKSQMYILDGLTKLRQICNSTALIPSEEDFGNYSVKLETLIENIKEKTGNHKILVFSQFVKMLQIVKTRLEEEHITFEYLDGQTTNRQDRVENFQNNADVRVFLISLKAGGTGLNLTEADYVFIIDPWWNPAVENQAIDRCYRIGQTKKVMAYRMICKDTIEEKIVSLQQKKKNVASSIISIDEEKKSFDINEVKELFS; this is encoded by the coding sequence ATGGACGTTTCTGCAATTAAAAAATACATTAAGCACAATAGTAATCCCAATTCAACAAGTAATTCTAGACAAGTTGAACTTTACAATCTTGACCAAGATGACAGGATTTTTAATTTTGAATGCTTAGGAAGCTATGGCGACTATTACCAAATAAACATTGACATACAGGAGCCAATAAGTAGTTCTTGCACTTGTCTTTATAAAACAAATTACCCTGGTATTTGTAAACATATAGTTGCAGCTTTAAACTCCATTATTATAGAGCATTTAAAAGAAAAAACTCAACCCGTCACGGAAGCTACAATCCAAACCCTTTTTGAAAATCTTGAATACGAAAATAAAACCGAAAAATTGAAACCCAATCAAGTAAAATTAACTAACGGAATTATTAGCCCATCAATAATCAACAAATGGACGGTGGCTTCTCACTATAGAGGGTACCAATTTAATAACCCGCAAATAAAATCTGCTTCGCTAACCGAAGTGATTGTCAAATCATCGGGTTGGGATCCTCACGAACAACACTTTCAATACACCTCTGAAACAGAGATTCTTCAATATGATTGTAATTGCGTGCAAACAACAAAAACATGTGAGCATATTGGCACTGCTCTTAACGAAATAGTAGCGGTTTTTGGAGATAATTTATTTTCGAAAACTTATTTTGAAGAAAAAACTGTTGAAGCAATTACTGCTCAAGGATTTACTACTAATGACGATTATAACAGCGTATTCAGCTTTAGCATCACCCCAAAAGGATTTGTTGCTAAACCAAAATTTAAAAATATAACTACAGATTCCAGAGATTTTTCTAAATTATTTGAAGACGATGAAGATTACACTACATTAAATTTACCCCTACCTGAAAATCAAGAAAGCAATTTCGGACTGGGTATTTGCTTTGAGTTTGAAGGTAAAAAGTTTGAAACAACATGCCTTTTTCAAGCGAAGTATAACAAAACAAAAACAGATTTCGCCTCAACAATAGCTCCTATAACAAGTTATAACTTTGTAGATGCATTAACAATATACGACTCAAACGAGGAACACAGTTTGATTGCAAAATCAATACAAATAAATGAAGCCTTAGCAAAGTACAAATCAACCAGAGACATTACTTTTTTAAAAAAAGCTTTTGCATCCAATCAAGATTTTATTAAGATTGCACGAAATAAATTGTGCTACAGTTACAACATTAGAAACACTCTTATACGCAAGAATTTAAAGCCAATCGTTTTTGAAAATAAAATAGTCACTTTATTTTTCATTTTAACTGAGACTACCTATTTCTATACCTTGAAAGCCAAAATCTCAATTAATGACAAAAACTACAACTTGAATGCTACAGCAATACAAATAACACCTTTATATATTTTCGCAGACGAGGTCGTGATTCCCTTAAAAGACAGCCGTTTATCGATATATTTAAACTATTATAAGGATTTAGCCGAAATAAATTATCTCAAAAAAGACACTCCTGATTTTTTTGAAAAAATAATAAAACCGTTATCTAAAAAATTTAAAGTTGAGTCGAAGCTTTTCAAAAAAGCAAAAGAACAAATCAACGAAAACGGCTTAGAGAAACAGGTTTATTTAACAGACCATCTTGGCGAATATATCACATTTACACTTGCTATAAAGTACCCTGACCAACTTGTCGAACTTCAGTCCTCTGAGATGCTGTACGATCCGAAAACAGACAAATACCAAGACCGAAATCAATCTTTTGAAGATAACTTCCTTGAGGAATTCAAACAATTGCATCCTGAATTTTCTCAACAAGAAGAGCTCTTTTACCTAAGCCCTGATCAGCTTTTTGAAAACTATTGGATGTTGCATTCTATTGAGCGAATGAAACAAATGGGAATTAATGTTTTTGGTGCAAACGATTTAAAATCATTCAAATTCAACTTAAACAAAGCCGTTATTAGGGTAAATCTAAAGTCGGATATTGATTGGTTTGATATTGAAATTGACATTAGTTTTGGAAATCAAAAAGTCAATATAAAAGACCTGCAAAAAGCATTTTTAAAGAAGTCTAATTATGTTACGCTTGGCGATGGTACCTTAGGGATTCTTCCGGAGGAATGGATGAAAAAGTTTGCCAATTACTTTAAAACAGGAGAAGTAAAGAAAAATGGTATTCAGATCTCCAATTATCAATTTGGAATAATTGATGAACTGTATGAAGAAATAGAAACTAAACCAGCGTTTCTAGAAGAGTTGTACAACAAGAAAATGCGTTTGCAAAATATATCTGAAATCGAAACTATTGCAATTCCAAAAGGAATCAAAGCTACATTAAGAGAGTACCAACACCATGGCTTAAATTGGTTGGCATTTTTAGATAAAAACCAATTAGGTGGATGTTTGGCTGACGATATGGGATTGGGGAAAACCCTGCAAACTATCACTTTTTTGCAACACCTTAAGTTAAAAAACCCAAAAGGGCAGCCTTCGCTAATCATTGCACCCACATCGCTAATCTTTAATTGGAATAACGAAATTGAAAAGTTTTGCCCAACGCTAAAAATCTTAACTTTTACTGGTGCGAATCGCTCAGAGAACAAAGACAAATTCAATAAATACGATCTAATCATTTCTACTTACGGCTCCTTGCTAAATGATATTGAGTTCCTCAAGGATTTTAAATTTAATTATATCATTTTAGACGAAAGTCAAGCGATAAAAAACCCGAACTCCAAACGTTATAAAGCAGTACGTTTATTGAATTCGTACAATAAAATCGCTCTTACAGGTACGCCTATCGAGAATAATACCTTTGATTTGTATGCGCAGCTAAATTTCTTGAATCCTGGATTATTGGGCAACATGTCCCACTTCAAAACCAATTTTTCGGACGCTATCGACAAAGAAAAAGACGTTGATGCATCGCAAATATTAGGCAAAATCATCGCTCCGTTTATGTTGCGAAGAACAAAAGAGCAAGTCGCTACAGAACTGCCAGAAAAAACTGAAAGCATCATTTTTTGCGAAATGGAAAAAGAACAACGCAAAGTATATGATACGTTCAAAAATAAATACCGCGATTATTTACTCAACAAAATAGATGAGAACGGCGTCGAAAAATCGCAAATGTACATCTTGGATGGATTGACTAAATTAAGACAAATTTGCAACTCGACAGCCCTGATTCCATCAGAAGAAGATTTTGGAAATTACTCCGTGAAACTGGAAACCTTAATAGAAAATATCAAAGAGAAAACAGGTAATCACAAAATTCTAGTCTTTTCGCAATTTGTAAAAATGCTTCAAATTGTAAAAACTCGTTTGGAGGAAGAGCATATTACTTTTGAATATTTGGATGGACAAACTACCAATCGACAAGACCGTGTAGAGAATTTTCAAAACAATGCTGATGTTCGAGTTTTCTTAATTAGTTTGAAAGCGGGAGGAACAGGACTCAATCTTACCGAAGCCGATTATGTGTTCATCATTGACCCATGGTGGAATCCCGCAGTCGAAAACCAAGCTATTGACCGCTGTTACCGCATTGGACAAACGAAAAAAGTAATGGCTTATCGAATGATTTGCAAGGATACCATTGAAGAAAAAATTGTTTCCTTACAACAAAAAAAGAAAAATGTAGCATCGAGTATTATTTCAATAGACGAGGAGAAAAAATCGTTTGATATTAATGAGGTGAAGGAATTGTTCAGCTAA
- a CDS encoding M3 family metallopeptidase, whose translation MNILTQYFNTKHNTAPFSQIKNEDYLPAIQEGIALAKAEIDAIANNPEEPTFENTIVAMDYTGDILDRASSIFFNLNSAETNDEMQKIAQEASPLLSEFGNDITLNPILFARVKAVYDSRESLDLTTEQATLLDKKYKGFSRNGANLPEDKKDLLRAIDKELSKLSLQFGENILAETNAFEMHLTDEKDLAGLPEGTIEAARSLAKAQEKEGWIFTLDHPSYVPFMTYADNRELRKKIAIAFGARGFQNNEFDNQEIVLKIAKLRFDRAQLLGYATHAHFVLEERMAQSPEKVLSFSNDMLAKAKPAALKEFEELSTFAKKLDGIAQLEKWDGGYYAEKLKQQLFNLDDEKLKPYFQLEKVLKGAFTIADKLYGLTFTEVFDIDKYHPEVMTYEVTDEKKDLVAIFYADFFPRKGKRNGAWMTSFKSQYVKNGINERPHVSNVCNFTKPTETKPSLLTFNEVTTLFHEFGHGLHGMLANTIYPSLSGTSVFWDFVELPSQVMENWCYEPEALALFATHYQTGEVIPQEYVEKIKESASFHEGLATMRQLSFGLLDMGWHGQDPTGITSVKAFEKEQFESTRLYPEVAENAMSTAFSHIFQGGYSSGYYSYKWAEVLDADAFEFFQEKGIFNREVATKFKDNVLSKGGTEPPMELYKRFRGQEPKPDALLKRAGLL comes from the coding sequence ATGAACATCCTAACACAATATTTCAATACCAAACATAATACGGCGCCTTTTTCGCAGATTAAAAACGAAGATTATTTGCCTGCGATACAAGAAGGAATTGCTTTGGCGAAAGCAGAAATTGATGCCATTGCTAATAATCCAGAAGAACCGACTTTTGAAAACACGATCGTCGCCATGGATTACACCGGAGATATTTTGGACAGAGCGTCAAGCATTTTCTTTAATTTGAACTCGGCAGAGACGAATGACGAAATGCAAAAAATAGCTCAAGAAGCTTCGCCTCTATTGTCTGAATTTGGAAATGACATCACGCTAAATCCTATTTTGTTTGCTCGCGTAAAAGCGGTTTACGATTCAAGAGAATCATTAGACTTGACTACTGAGCAAGCCACTTTATTGGATAAAAAATACAAAGGTTTTTCTCGAAATGGTGCTAATTTGCCTGAAGACAAAAAAGACCTACTACGTGCTATTGACAAAGAATTATCGAAATTAAGCTTGCAGTTTGGCGAAAATATTTTGGCAGAGACCAATGCTTTCGAAATGCATTTAACAGACGAAAAGGATTTGGCTGGACTACCAGAAGGAACTATCGAAGCCGCGCGCTCTTTGGCGAAAGCCCAAGAAAAAGAAGGATGGATTTTCACTTTGGATCACCCAAGCTACGTTCCGTTTATGACGTACGCAGACAATCGTGAATTACGCAAAAAGATAGCCATTGCCTTTGGTGCAAGAGGTTTTCAGAATAACGAATTTGACAATCAAGAAATTGTTTTAAAAATTGCTAAACTTCGTTTTGATAGAGCGCAATTATTAGGTTATGCGACCCATGCTCATTTTGTATTGGAAGAACGTATGGCGCAATCCCCAGAAAAAGTACTTTCTTTTTCGAATGATATGCTAGCCAAAGCCAAACCGGCGGCCTTAAAAGAATTTGAAGAGTTGTCGACTTTCGCCAAAAAATTAGACGGAATTGCACAACTAGAAAAATGGGATGGCGGTTATTATGCCGAAAAATTGAAACAACAACTTTTCAACTTGGATGACGAAAAATTGAAGCCTTATTTCCAGTTAGAAAAAGTATTGAAAGGCGCTTTTACAATCGCTGATAAATTATACGGTTTAACTTTTACAGAAGTATTTGACATTGACAAATACCATCCTGAGGTAATGACCTACGAAGTTACTGATGAGAAAAAAGATTTAGTTGCTATTTTCTACGCTGATTTTTTCCCTCGAAAAGGAAAACGTAACGGTGCTTGGATGACTTCGTTCAAATCGCAATATGTAAAAAACGGAATCAACGAAAGACCGCATGTTTCTAACGTTTGTAATTTTACCAAACCAACAGAAACCAAACCTTCGTTATTGACATTTAATGAAGTGACGACATTGTTTCATGAATTTGGTCACGGATTACACGGCATGTTAGCCAACACCATTTACCCTAGTTTATCTGGAACATCCGTATTTTGGGATTTTGTAGAGCTGCCTAGTCAAGTTATGGAAAACTGGTGTTACGAGCCTGAAGCTTTGGCTTTGTTCGCAACGCACTACCAAACTGGCGAAGTGATCCCGCAAGAATATGTGGAAAAAATCAAAGAAAGTGCTAGTTTCCACGAAGGATTAGCAACGATGCGCCAGTTGAGTTTTGGACTTTTAGACATGGGATGGCACGGACAAGACCCTACAGGAATCACGTCTGTTAAAGCATTCGAAAAAGAGCAATTTGAATCTACTAGATTATACCCAGAGGTTGCCGAAAACGCAATGAGTACTGCTTTCTCACATATTTTTCAAGGTGGTTATTCATCAGGATATTATAGCTATAAATGGGCAGAAGTATTAGATGCTGATGCTTTTGAATTTTTCCAAGAAAAAGGCATTTTCAATAGAGAAGTCGCTACCAAATTCAAAGACAATGTACTTTCAAAAGGAGGAACAGAACCACCAATGGAATTGTACAAACGCTTTAGAGGACAAGAACCGAAGCCTGATGCTTTATTGAAAAGAGCGGGGCTTTTATAG
- a CDS encoding adenylate kinase, with the protein MINIVLFGKPGAGKGTQAEFLKEKYNLTHLSTGDIFRFNMKNDTELGKLAKSYIDLGDLVPDEVTIKMLEDEVNKNTQSAGFLFDGFPRTIAQADALDTFLKIKNWNITATIALEADDNILVARLLERGKTSGRADDQDEEKIRNRYDEYNEKTAPLIGYYQEQNKFHAVDGIGTIEEITQRLTQVIDNL; encoded by the coding sequence ATGATTAACATTGTTTTATTTGGGAAGCCAGGAGCAGGAAAAGGAACACAAGCAGAATTCTTAAAAGAAAAGTACAATTTGACACATCTTTCTACAGGAGATATTTTTCGTTTCAACATGAAAAATGATACCGAATTAGGGAAATTGGCAAAATCATACATCGATTTAGGAGACTTAGTTCCAGACGAAGTGACTATCAAAATGTTAGAAGATGAGGTGAATAAAAATACGCAATCAGCTGGATTCTTATTCGACGGATTCCCACGTACAATCGCTCAAGCAGATGCGCTAGATACCTTCTTGAAAATTAAAAACTGGAATATTACAGCAACAATAGCCTTAGAGGCAGATGATAATATTCTAGTTGCTCGTTTATTAGAAAGAGGGAAAACCTCAGGAAGAGCTGATGATCAGGACGAAGAAAAAATTCGTAACCGTTACGATGAATACAATGAGAAAACAGCACCTCTTATAGGGTACTATCAAGAACAAAATAAGTTTCACGCCGTTGATGGTATCGGAACAATAGAGGAAATCACGCAAAGATTGACACAAGTTATTGATAATTTGTAG
- a CDS encoding AAA family ATPase — MKISKLHIEQYRHLENLDFDFTYPLDYKDKAKAGKPLDKICFIGQSATGKTGLLELIYEHIQNIVNLEIIDGTSLAGPDNVIKNVNGSISLLIADEILTQKNKVIFSKGTAYKYENKGGSVTPLIPYQNQKDIFYFKASLTSNHNIEIFTKNPIDLIEKHNDKLNIFSKRKLNQTDFESCFDENVKPEMWIFLLVEILKYRKNFTQKMSELIHKGLLGNLKKLDVEYKKWGKENPNELEGFAEKFNPILEKLNLEVDLVSTEYSIPIKNKKTDEVIPIQNTSTGTKGLLLSFLPLFKLETKDSIVLIDEPERSLYPDMQMDLMDHYQNLAPEAQFIVATHSPFIAASFEPEERFILHFDAEGKVAIRSGKSPIGDDPNDMLKNDFGINYINKYGQKKHQEYIDLKQKIYFEKDEKKKKIIAEKLEKLGEEYNF; from the coding sequence ATGAAAATTTCAAAATTACATATAGAACAATATAGACATTTAGAAAATCTAGATTTTGATTTCACTTACCCTTTGGATTATAAGGACAAAGCGAAAGCGGGTAAACCTTTGGATAAAATTTGTTTTATTGGACAAAGTGCGACAGGGAAGACTGGGTTATTGGAGTTGATTTATGAGCATATACAAAACATTGTTAATTTAGAAATCATTGATGGTACATCCTTAGCAGGTCCTGACAATGTAATTAAAAATGTAAATGGTTCAATAAGTCTGTTAATTGCTGATGAAATCCTTACTCAGAAAAATAAAGTTATTTTTTCTAAAGGTACTGCTTATAAATATGAAAATAAAGGAGGAAGCGTAACTCCGTTAATACCATATCAAAATCAAAAAGACATATTTTACTTCAAAGCAAGCTTAACTTCAAATCATAATATCGAAATATTTACAAAGAACCCTATCGATCTAATCGAAAAACATAATGATAAATTAAATATATTTAGTAAAAGGAAGTTAAATCAAACTGATTTTGAATCTTGCTTTGACGAAAATGTAAAACCTGAAATGTGGATATTTTTATTAGTTGAGATTTTAAAGTATCGTAAAAATTTTACTCAAAAAATGTCTGAACTAATTCATAAAGGATTATTAGGTAACCTAAAGAAATTGGATGTTGAATATAAGAAGTGGGGTAAGGAAAATCCAAATGAACTAGAAGGTTTTGCCGAAAAATTTAATCCTATTTTAGAAAAACTAAACCTAGAAGTAGATTTAGTCAGTACTGAATATTCTATTCCAATAAAAAACAAGAAAACAGACGAAGTTATTCCAATACAGAATACCAGTACAGGAACTAAAGGATTATTACTTTCGTTTTTACCATTGTTTAAACTGGAAACCAAAGATTCCATTGTTTTGATAGACGAACCAGAACGCTCACTCTATCCTGATATGCAAATGGATTTGATGGATCATTATCAAAATCTAGCTCCCGAAGCACAGTTTATTGTTGCTACACATTCGCCTTTTATAGCTGCTTCATTCGAACCTGAAGAACGTTTTATTCTTCATTTTGATGCAGAAGGAAAAGTAGCAATTCGTAGTGGAAAATCACCTATTGGTGATGACCCTAACGATATGCTTAAAAATGATTTTGGGATTAATTACATTAATAAATACGGCCAAAAAAAGCATCAAGAATATATTGATTTGAAGCAAAAAATCTATTTCGAAAAAGATGAGAAAAAGAAAAAAATCATCGCAGAAAAATTAGAAAAACTAGGCGAAGAATATAATTTCTAA
- a CDS encoding HNH endonuclease domain-containing protein: protein MKRILKNPDSQIIVKKLLYKIGSNKSLASILLSEQKNFCAYTEEFIGINDAADIEHFNPNLKLNDKDSYQNWFMVKHKPNNLKRTKWLEPILHPTDEDFEQRLIYFEGYFIHQPDDIATKNLIDLLNLNDENFVKNRKNFIQRRRERIQERAISPEDYFKERILKEIDSIKYLRAIQEEFNINIWDLIPQT, encoded by the coding sequence ATGAAAAGGATACTTAAAAACCCTGATTCACAAATCATAGTAAAGAAATTATTATACAAAATTGGTAGTAACAAATCGTTGGCTAGTATACTTTTGAGCGAACAAAAAAACTTTTGCGCCTATACCGAAGAATTCATTGGCATTAATGATGCAGCAGATATCGAGCACTTTAATCCAAATTTAAAATTAAACGATAAAGATTCCTATCAAAATTGGTTCATGGTAAAGCACAAACCAAACAATCTAAAAAGGACTAAGTGGCTCGAACCAATTTTACACCCAACAGATGAAGACTTTGAACAACGTTTGATTTACTTTGAAGGCTATTTTATCCATCAGCCAGACGATATCGCGACAAAAAACTTAATCGACCTATTAAATTTAAACGATGAGAATTTTGTGAAAAACAGAAAAAATTTCATCCAACGAAGACGGGAACGAATACAGGAAAGAGCAATATCTCCGGAAGACTATTTTAAAGAGAGAATTTTGAAAGAAATTGACTCGATCAAATACCTCAGAGCCATCCAAGAAGAATTTAACATTAATATTTGGGATTTAATCCCACAGACATAA
- a CDS encoding GbsR/MarR family transcriptional regulator: protein MKFKEAKNKFVQTWGALGSQWGINKTMAQIHALLMVSAEPVSMEDVMEELQISRGNASMNLRALMDWGIVYKEYKAGERREFFTAEKDLDELAVKIARERSKREIKPALKVLKEVSSITANQTAEEKHFVDQTTKLYDFVLKADNVLDKITEYKDNWLTKLVVKFMK from the coding sequence ATGAAATTCAAAGAAGCAAAAAATAAGTTCGTTCAAACTTGGGGAGCACTAGGATCGCAATGGGGAATTAATAAAACCATGGCTCAGATTCACGCTCTTTTGATGGTTTCAGCAGAACCGGTTTCGATGGAAGATGTGATGGAAGAATTGCAAATTTCACGCGGGAATGCTAGTATGAATTTACGCGCTTTGATGGATTGGGGAATTGTTTACAAAGAATACAAAGCGGGAGAACGTAGAGAGTTTTTTACCGCTGAGAAAGACTTAGACGAATTAGCAGTAAAAATTGCAAGAGAACGCAGCAAGAGAGAAATCAAACCTGCTTTAAAAGTTTTAAAAGAAGTGTCGTCGATCACTGCCAATCAAACAGCAGAAGAAAAACATTTTGTAGATCAAACTACTAAGTTGTATGATTTCGTTCTAAAAGCCGATAATGTTTTAGACAAAATCACCGAATACAAAGACAATTGGTTGACTAAGCTCGTTGTGAAATTCATGAAGTAA
- the hpt gene encoding hypoxanthine phosphoribosyltransferase, translating into MIQLHDKMFVPFISAQEIDDAIQSLAKQVEADFGHETPVFIGVLNGSFMVVSDFMKYYKKNCEVSFIKMASYQGTTTTEVVKELIGLNQDLTGRSVVIIEDIVDTGNTLIELKELFKAQNVKELKIATLFFKPEAYKKDIKIDYIGISIPNKFIVGFGLDYDELGRNLPEVYQLNDK; encoded by the coding sequence GTGATTCAACTACATGACAAGATGTTTGTACCCTTTATTTCTGCACAAGAAATAGACGATGCAATACAAAGTTTAGCTAAACAAGTAGAGGCCGATTTTGGCCATGAAACCCCAGTTTTTATTGGTGTTCTCAACGGTTCATTTATGGTTGTTTCAGATTTCATGAAATACTATAAAAAAAACTGTGAAGTTAGTTTTATAAAAATGGCATCGTACCAAGGTACAACGACTACCGAAGTGGTTAAGGAATTAATAGGTCTAAACCAAGACTTAACAGGACGCTCAGTGGTAATAATCGAGGATATTGTTGATACCGGAAATACCTTGATTGAATTAAAAGAATTGTTCAAAGCTCAAAATGTAAAAGAGCTGAAAATCGCTACTCTTTTCTTTAAACCAGAAGCCTACAAAAAAGACATCAAAATTGATTACATAGGTATCAGTATTCCAAACAAATTCATCGTTGGATTTGGATTGGATTATGATGAATTGGGACGCAATCTACCCGAAGTATATCAGCTAAACGATAAATAA